A region of candidate division WOR-3 bacterium DNA encodes the following proteins:
- a CDS encoding cysteine synthase family protein — MSVLSVIGNTPLVELTYFSKKTGVKLYGKFEGFNPGGSIKDRPAYYMVKKAEESGELTGDKTILEPTSGNTGIAFAMIGAAKGYRVKLIMPACVSTERQHILEAFGAEVVLTHAKEGTDGAIRAAHQIIKEEPDRYYMPNQFKNMNNIIAHYETTAPEIFFQTEGMVDVVVAGMGTTGTLMGISRYFKEKKPQTRIVGVEPTEGHSIQGLKNMNEAIVPEIYDPQMLDEKITIEDGEAFEVSRLLVTKEGLFVGMSSGAAVAGALRIAERMDTGVIVAILPDRGDRYLSTTLFRSICAKCPP; from the coding sequence ATGAGCGTATTGTCTGTTATCGGTAACACCCCGCTCGTTGAATTGACTTATTTCAGCAAAAAGACCGGGGTGAAACTATATGGAAAGTTTGAAGGGTTTAATCCCGGTGGTTCGATCAAGGACCGGCCTGCGTATTATATGGTCAAAAAGGCGGAAGAATCAGGTGAGTTGACTGGAGATAAGACGATACTTGAACCGACCTCGGGCAATACGGGTATCGCGTTCGCCATGATCGGCGCGGCTAAGGGATACAGGGTCAAATTGATCATGCCGGCATGCGTCAGCACCGAGAGGCAGCATATCCTCGAGGCGTTCGGTGCCGAGGTCGTTCTCACCCATGCAAAAGAAGGAACCGACGGCGCCATTCGTGCGGCGCATCAAATCATAAAAGAAGAGCCTGACAGGTATTATATGCCCAACCAGTTCAAGAATATGAATAATATCATCGCCCATTATGAAACCACCGCCCCTGAGATATTTTTCCAGACAGAGGGGATGGTCGATGTCGTGGTCGCCGGTATGGGAACCACGGGTACGCTGATGGGTATCAGTAGATATTTTAAGGAGAAAAAACCACAGACTAGAATCGTGGGTGTGGAACCGACCGAGGGCCATTCAATTCAGGGATTGAAAAATATGAATGAAGCAATCGTTCCCGAGATTTACGACCCGCAGATGCTGGATGAAAAGATCACGATTGAAGACGGAGAGGCCTTTGAGGTATCGCGTCTCCTGGTTACGAAAGAAGGTTTGTTTGTCGGTATGTCGAGCGGTGCAGCGGTCGCCGGTGCCCTGCGTATTGCGGAAAGAATGGATACAGGCGTTATCGTGGCGATTCTTCCTGATCGGGGAGACCGTTATTTAAGCACGACGCTCTTCCGCTCGATATGCGCGAAGTGCCCGCCTTAA